In a genomic window of Dyadobacter fermentans DSM 18053:
- the ccoN gene encoding cytochrome-c oxidase, cbb3-type subunit I, with the protein MSNVPHPDLASVELDEFQYDNRIVRDFAIATILFGLIGMLVGLLAALQLVFPNLNFDLPFLTFSRIRPLHTNAVIFAFVGNGFFTGLYYSVPRVLRTPIWSPALSRFHFWAWQAIILGAAISLPMGFTTSKEYAELEWPFDIAIAVVWVSALVNIIMTTINRRVEHIYAAVWFYIASFVTVAMLHVVNSVELPISFMKSYSVYAGVQDALVQWWYGHNAVAFFLTTPYLGLMYYFLPKAANRPIYSYRLSIVHFWALIFLYIWAGPHHLLYTSLPEWAQTLGTVFSVMLIAPSWGGMMNGLMTLRGAWDKVREDVVLKFMVVAITAYGMATFEGPMLSLKNVNAIAHYTDWIVAHVHVGALGWNGFLTFGILYWLFPRLYNRPLYSTKAANFHFWIGTLGIIFYTIPMYWAGWVQSSMWKEFTQEGLLKYPNFLETVTALKPLYFLRSVGGTLYLVGFVVMIYNLWMTALKGKLVPTETAKAMPLNAIWHAEKSEYWHRRLLERKPLALTIFSLVAVAIGGMIEMIPTFLVESNVPTIASVKPYTPLELQGRDIYVREGCYVCHTQMIRPFRSEIERFGEYSKSGEFVYDHPHQWGSKRTGPDLQRLGGKYPDSWHYNHMEDPTSMSPGSIMPRYGWLLENDLDTTTTKAKIKAMQTLGVPYEKGYEHQANADLVKQEKEIQERLKQSGIKTAANKEIIALIAYMQRLGTDIKK; encoded by the coding sequence ATGTCAAACGTTCCCCATCCCGACCTCGCCTCCGTTGAGTTGGATGAATTTCAATACGACAACCGCATTGTCCGGGACTTCGCTATCGCTACCATCCTTTTCGGGCTTATCGGTATGCTCGTGGGCTTGCTGGCGGCTTTGCAGCTCGTTTTCCCGAACCTCAATTTTGACCTGCCGTTCCTGACGTTCAGTCGCATCCGGCCGCTGCATACCAATGCGGTGATTTTTGCATTTGTCGGAAACGGCTTCTTTACCGGGCTTTATTATTCCGTGCCGCGCGTGCTGCGGACGCCGATCTGGAGTCCGGCGCTGAGCCGCTTCCATTTCTGGGCATGGCAGGCCATTATCCTCGGCGCGGCCATTTCGCTACCCATGGGTTTCACCACCTCCAAAGAATATGCCGAGCTGGAATGGCCATTCGACATTGCCATCGCCGTCGTGTGGGTTTCCGCATTGGTGAACATCATTATGACGACCATCAACCGCCGCGTAGAGCACATTTATGCCGCGGTATGGTTCTACATCGCCTCCTTCGTGACCGTGGCCATGCTGCACGTGGTAAACAGCGTGGAGCTGCCGATCTCTTTCATGAAAAGCTACTCGGTGTATGCTGGTGTGCAGGATGCGCTCGTGCAATGGTGGTACGGCCATAATGCGGTAGCGTTTTTCCTTACGACGCCATACCTGGGTTTGATGTACTACTTTTTGCCCAAAGCGGCCAACCGGCCCATTTACTCCTACCGGCTTTCGATCGTACACTTCTGGGCGCTGATATTCCTGTATATCTGGGCAGGGCCGCACCACTTGCTTTATACCTCGTTGCCCGAATGGGCGCAAACGCTCGGTACGGTGTTTTCGGTGATGCTCATCGCGCCGTCGTGGGGCGGTATGATGAACGGGCTCATGACCCTGCGTGGTGCGTGGGACAAAGTGCGCGAAGATGTGGTGCTGAAATTCATGGTGGTAGCGATTACCGCCTATGGAATGGCCACTTTCGAAGGGCCGATGCTTTCGCTTAAAAACGTCAACGCCATTGCCCACTACACCGACTGGATCGTGGCACACGTACACGTAGGCGCGCTCGGCTGGAACGGCTTCCTGACATTCGGTATCCTTTACTGGCTGTTCCCAAGGTTATACAACCGCCCGCTTTACTCTACCAAAGCCGCCAATTTCCACTTCTGGATCGGCACGCTGGGGATCATCTTCTATACCATTCCCATGTATTGGGCGGGCTGGGTACAGAGCTCCATGTGGAAGGAGTTTACACAGGAAGGGCTTTTGAAATACCCTAACTTCCTCGAAACCGTTACGGCCCTCAAACCGCTGTATTTCCTCCGAAGCGTAGGCGGTACATTATATCTCGTGGGTTTTGTGGTGATGATTTATAACCTCTGGATGACGGCGCTGAAAGGCAAGCTCGTCCCGACAGAAACTGCCAAAGCAATGCCGTTGAACGCGATCTGGCATGCCGAGAAGAGCGAATACTGGCACCGCAGGCTGCTGGAACGCAAGCCGCTCGCGCTGACGATCTTCTCCCTGGTAGCAGTTGCGATCGGCGGGATGATCGAGATGATCCCGACGTTCCTGGTCGAATCCAATGTGCCTACCATTGCGAGCGTGAAACCTTACACGCCACTGGAATTGCAGGGTCGCGACATTTACGTCCGCGAAGGCTGCTACGTGTGCCATACGCAAATGATCCGTCCGTTCCGGTCAGAGATCGAGCGGTTCGGGGAGTATTCCAAATCGGGTGAGTTCGTGTATGACCACCCGCACCAGTGGGGCTCCAAACGCACCGGTCCGGACCTGCAACGCCTGGGCGGCAAGTACCCCGACTCCTGGCATTACAACCACATGGAAGACCCGACCTCCATGTCGCCCGGTTCCATCATGCCGCGCTACGGCTGGCTGCTCGAAAACGATCTGGATACGACCACGACCAAAGCGAAGATCAAAGCCATGCAAACGCTGGGCGTGCCTTACGAAAAAGGCTACGAACACCAGGCCAACGCCGATCTCGTGAAACAGGAAAAGGAAATTCAGGAGCGGTTGAAGCAAAGCGGCATCAAAACCGCAGCCAACAAAGAGATCATCGCGCTGATTGCTTACATGCAGCGGCTTGGGACTGATATTAAAAAATGA
- the ccoS gene encoding cbb3-type cytochrome oxidase assembly protein CcoS, producing MSALYLLIIASLLVALGFLGAFIWSVRKGHYDDDYTPSVRILLDDSEKNSTT from the coding sequence ATGAGCGCATTATATCTGCTGATCATCGCCAGCTTGCTGGTGGCGCTGGGATTCCTCGGCGCGTTCATCTGGTCGGTCCGGAAGGGCCATTACGACGACGATTACACGCCTTCGGTGCGCATCCTGCTCGATGATTCCGAAAAGAACAGCACTACCTGA
- a CDS encoding heavy metal translocating P-type ATPase, which produces MSILTAPEATPDTRHVCYHCGEDCRDEVLHADDHDFCCDGCLTVYGLLKESDLCQYYSIDGAQGISPDPSFYKNKYDHLDLPEVHDKMIEFTDGRLTTVYWYLPKMHCSSCIWLLEHLYRLHPAVRSSVVNFPEKKVRITFDAAALRLSGLAALLTRIGYEPYLSMDDLSGKKAGKWNRTRLYKIGIAGFAFGNIMMLSFPEYFHLGQNTSDQNLRTLFGVLNLALSLPVLFYCAADFYKSAWAALKGRYLNIDAPIALALSCVFLISIYQLATQSGPGYLDSFAGAVFFMLVGRYFQDKTYAGVSFDRDYKSYFPVAISMTDGETETRKPITDLQKGDRMLVRNEELIPADAVLQSPLAMIDYSFVSGESQPVERRKGDTIYAGGKHKGAAIELEVLRAVSQSYLTQLWNNEAFAREKDDANTSLAARINRYFSLVVLGIATVTFLVWFFAFNNAETAFLAFTTTLLVACPCALLLSSTFTNGNLLSVFSRNRFYPKNAHSIERLAQIDAVVFDKTGTITLPDDAEIDFTGEPSTREELVMIKSLVTQSSHPLSRLLAKHLADVPASKRVLSGFSETSGKGMTAQWGAQTVRVGSAGWVGAAADDDAGQSSRVYIAIDGAVKGYFTIRSKYRPELPETLAALRDAGIGTYLLSGDRPTDRELLTPLFGPNATLLFNQKPEQKLDFVRNLQREGRHVLMVGDGLNDAGALRQSNVGLAVSDDINNFSPSCDAIVEGSQLSLLPGYIALARSGQRIIRQSFAISLIYNILGLSFAITGHLSPVIAAILMPVSSITIVAFTTLASNAAARRCLKKLTNVINRT; this is translated from the coding sequence ATGAGCATATTAACGGCCCCCGAGGCTACTCCCGATACCCGGCACGTTTGTTACCATTGCGGTGAAGACTGCCGCGACGAAGTACTGCACGCCGACGACCACGATTTTTGCTGCGACGGTTGCCTGACCGTTTATGGATTACTGAAAGAGAGTGACTTATGTCAGTATTATTCCATCGACGGCGCCCAGGGCATTTCGCCCGACCCTTCTTTTTACAAAAACAAATACGACCACCTCGACCTGCCGGAAGTTCACGATAAAATGATCGAGTTCACGGACGGGCGGCTCACGACGGTGTACTGGTATTTGCCCAAAATGCATTGCAGCTCATGCATCTGGCTGCTAGAACATCTCTATCGACTCCACCCGGCCGTGCGAAGCTCGGTGGTGAATTTCCCTGAAAAAAAGGTCCGCATCACATTCGATGCGGCCGCATTGCGCCTGAGCGGGCTCGCGGCACTGCTCACGCGGATCGGCTACGAGCCCTACCTGAGCATGGACGACCTTTCGGGCAAAAAAGCCGGCAAATGGAACCGTACGCGACTTTACAAAATCGGGATAGCCGGTTTCGCTTTCGGGAACATTATGATGCTGAGCTTCCCGGAATATTTTCATTTGGGACAAAACACGTCCGATCAGAACCTGCGTACGCTTTTCGGTGTGCTGAACCTCGCATTGAGCCTGCCCGTCCTTTTCTACTGCGCAGCGGATTTTTATAAATCGGCGTGGGCGGCGCTGAAAGGTCGTTACCTGAACATCGACGCGCCGATTGCACTGGCATTGAGCTGTGTATTCCTGATCAGCATTTACCAACTGGCCACGCAATCCGGCCCCGGCTACCTCGATTCGTTCGCCGGCGCGGTGTTTTTTATGCTCGTTGGCCGGTATTTTCAGGACAAAACCTACGCCGGGGTGTCCTTCGACCGCGATTACAAATCCTATTTCCCTGTCGCCATTTCGATGACCGACGGTGAAACCGAAACGCGCAAACCCATTACCGACCTTCAAAAGGGCGACCGGATGCTGGTCCGCAATGAGGAATTGATCCCGGCCGACGCGGTATTGCAAAGCCCGCTCGCGATGATCGATTACAGCTTCGTATCGGGCGAATCGCAGCCGGTAGAGCGGCGGAAGGGCGATACCATTTACGCCGGCGGCAAGCATAAGGGCGCGGCCATCGAGCTCGAAGTGCTTCGCGCGGTGTCGCAAAGCTACCTCACGCAACTTTGGAACAACGAAGCATTTGCCAGGGAAAAAGACGACGCCAATACCTCGCTTGCGGCACGCATTAACCGTTACTTTTCCCTCGTGGTGCTGGGCATCGCCACGGTCACGTTTTTAGTCTGGTTTTTTGCCTTTAATAATGCGGAAACCGCTTTTCTCGCATTCACCACTACCCTTCTCGTGGCCTGCCCGTGCGCGCTGCTACTATCGTCTACATTCACGAACGGTAATCTGCTGAGCGTTTTCAGCCGCAATCGCTTTTATCCCAAAAATGCCCACAGCATCGAACGGCTGGCGCAGATCGACGCGGTTGTATTTGATAAAACGGGCACCATTACCCTGCCCGACGACGCCGAAATCGACTTTACGGGAGAGCCTTCCACCCGGGAAGAGCTGGTGATGATCAAGTCGCTGGTCACGCAATCGTCGCACCCGCTGAGCAGGCTGCTGGCGAAGCATTTGGCAGATGTGCCCGCGAGCAAGCGCGTGCTGAGCGGCTTTTCGGAAACGAGCGGCAAGGGTATGACGGCACAATGGGGCGCGCAAACGGTGCGGGTCGGGTCGGCGGGCTGGGTGGGCGCTGCTGCCGATGACGATGCAGGGCAATCGAGCCGGGTGTACATTGCGATCGACGGTGCGGTGAAAGGCTATTTCACCATCCGCAGCAAATACCGCCCCGAACTTCCTGAAACGCTTGCCGCGCTGCGCGACGCGGGCATCGGCACCTACCTGCTGTCCGGCGACCGCCCTACCGACCGCGAGTTGCTCACGCCGCTTTTCGGTCCGAATGCTACCCTTTTATTTAACCAAAAACCCGAACAGAAACTGGACTTCGTGCGGAACCTGCAACGCGAAGGCCGCCACGTATTGATGGTCGGCGACGGCCTGAACGACGCCGGCGCATTGCGGCAGAGCAACGTCGGGCTGGCGGTGTCGGACGATATCAACAACTTCTCGCCTTCGTGCGACGCCATTGTGGAGGGCAGCCAGCTCAGCCTGTTGCCCGGCTACATTGCCCTGGCCCGCAGCGGGCAGCGCATTATCCGGCAGAGCTTCGCCATTTCCTTGATTTACAACATTCTGGGACTGTCATTCGCCATCACCGGGCACCTTTCGCCGGTTATTGCGGCAATCCTCATGCCTGTCAGCTCCATCACCATTGTAGCCTTTACCACCCTGGCCAGCAATGCGGCTGCGCGGCGCTGTCTCAAAAAACTGACCAATGTCATAAACCGGACGTAG
- a CDS encoding type II toxin-antitoxin system antitoxin SocA domain-containing protein: MKSPITGKEMLLRHEASKVAFRKEEFSIVSHYYECGDSGERFTDDRLDELSIVQVHNQYREKYGIPFPDEIRRIRERYGISASKMSEILGLGANSYRLYESGEVPSVAIGRLIMSIRNPETFIQQVSASACFLTAKEVAKLTLAAENLRAQPAQEAVFPSKLNGYRQPDLSKIAGIIAFFQGFLKSPLFKTKLNKLLFYTDFNTYKLTGYSTTGLEYRAIQFGPVPSQFQKMYVNLSETGQISIDEQYFGNGAYGDEINAKVAFDQTLFSPEELDVLEHVANRYAKLSTDDIVKLSHEETGWMDNADQKALINYRYAFELRQGIKPIS; the protein is encoded by the coding sequence ATGAAAAGTCCCATTACAGGTAAGGAAATGCTTTTAAGGCATGAAGCGAGCAAAGTGGCGTTCAGAAAGGAAGAGTTTTCGATCGTCAGCCATTATTATGAATGCGGAGATTCCGGTGAGCGGTTTACCGACGATCGTCTGGACGAGTTGAGCATCGTGCAGGTGCACAACCAGTACCGCGAAAAGTACGGGATACCGTTTCCGGATGAAATCAGGCGTATCAGGGAGCGGTATGGGATCTCGGCCAGCAAAATGTCCGAAATCCTGGGGCTAGGTGCAAATTCGTATCGCTTGTATGAGTCAGGAGAAGTACCGTCGGTCGCGATTGGCCGGCTAATCATGTCGATCCGAAACCCTGAAACATTCATACAGCAGGTATCCGCCAGCGCCTGCTTTCTGACCGCAAAAGAAGTTGCCAAACTTACACTCGCGGCCGAAAACCTGCGTGCACAACCCGCCCAGGAGGCTGTTTTTCCATCAAAACTCAACGGCTACCGCCAGCCTGATCTTTCCAAAATAGCTGGCATTATCGCTTTCTTTCAGGGATTTTTGAAGAGTCCGCTGTTTAAGACAAAACTCAATAAACTACTGTTTTATACGGACTTCAACACTTACAAACTAACCGGCTATTCCACAACGGGACTGGAATACCGGGCGATACAATTCGGCCCGGTGCCTTCGCAATTTCAGAAAATGTACGTCAATCTGTCTGAAACCGGGCAAATCAGCATAGACGAGCAGTATTTCGGAAATGGTGCTTACGGCGACGAGATCAATGCAAAAGTTGCGTTCGACCAAACGCTGTTTTCGCCGGAAGAACTTGATGTACTTGAACACGTGGCAAATCGATATGCAAAACTATCTACCGACGATATCGTGAAACTCAGCCATGAAGAAACGGGCTGGATGGACAATGCCGATCAAAAAGCGCTCATCAATTATCGGTATGCGTTCGAGCTCCGCCAGGGGATAAAGCCCATTTCCTGA